A genome region from Oncorhynchus masou masou isolate Uvic2021 chromosome 14, UVic_Omas_1.1, whole genome shotgun sequence includes the following:
- the LOC135554179 gene encoding von Willebrand factor C domain-containing protein 2-like isoform X2, which produces MMNSRALCLYVALLYPIPKTLTEYSTNTDSEYEFGDYRGKWCLDDHGFVYSIGEVYYPSPSACPCTCTEDGPVCIRPKCPRIHPRCTRIKYKSCCPVCEAVSRVCVYGGKMYRIFEEFRLSRCERCRCESNREVSCSISDCPAPHCVNPTYEPNHCCPVCYTGPNCFVGDRVISAGERVEIDKQTVCYCTYRDGTWQMHPDATCEQRPLPDPDLNPSPSESPEEDETKQMDRDFRPRLDWIP; this is translated from the exons ATGATGAACAGCCGCGCGCTTTGCCTCTACGTCGCGCTCCTCTACCCGATCCCCAAAACATTGACGGAATACTCAACCAATACTGACTCGGAGTACGAGTTTGGGGATTACCGGGGCAAGTGGTGCTTAGACGACCACGGATTTGTGTATAGCATCGGGGAAGTGTACTATCCCAGTCCATCTGCTTGTCCGTGCACCTGCACTGAAGACGGACCCGTGTGCATACGACCCAAGTGTCCTCGCATTCATCCTCGATGTACACGGATTAAATACAAGTCCTGCTGTCCAGTGTGTGAGGCAGTCAgcagagtgtgtgtatatggtggAAAAATGTACAGAATATTCGAGGAATTCAGG TTGTCACGCTGTGAGAGATGTCGTTGCGAGTCCAACAGGGAGGTGTCCTGTTCCATCTCTGACTGTCCTGCACCACACTGTGTCAACCCTACATATGAGCCCAACCACTGCTGTCCTGTCTGCTACACTG GGCCCAATTGTTTTGTGGGCGACAGAGTGATCTCGGCAGGGGAGCGAGTAGAGATAGACAAGCAGACTGTGTGTTACTGCACCTACCGGGACGGCACCTGGCAGATGCACCCCGATGCCACCTGCGAGCAGCGCCCGCTGCCGGACCCCGATCTCAACCCCAGCCCCTCTGAGTCCCCCGAGGAAGACGAGACCAAGCAGATGGACAGGGACTTCCGCCCCAGGCTGGACTGGATCCCGTGA
- the LOC135554184 gene encoding large ribosomal subunit protein uL14 produces MSKRGRGGSSGAKFRISLGLPVGAVINCADNTGAKNLYIISVKGIKGRLNRLPAAGVGDMVMATVKKGKPELRKKVHPAVVIRQRKSYRRKDGVFLYFEDNAGVIVNVKGEMKGSAITGPVAKECADLWPRIASNAGSIA; encoded by the exons ATGTCTAAGAGAG GACGTGGTGGGTCATCTGGGGCAAAGTTTCGCATCTCGCTGGGTCTCCCAGTGGGTGCCGTCATCAACTGCGCTGACAACACAG GTGCCAAGAACCTGTACATCATCTCTGTCAAGGGCATCAAGGGGCGTCTGAACCGTCTTCCTGCTGCTGGTGTGGGTGACATGGTCATGGCCACTGTCAAGAAAGGCAAACCAGAACTCAGAAAAAAGG TGCATCCTGCGGTTGTGATACGGCAGCGGAAGTCGTATCGGCGAAAGGATGGCGTGTTTCTCTACTTTGAAGACAATGCGGGGGTCATAGTGAATGTCAAAGGAGAAATGAAAG GTTCGGCCATCACAGGACCGGTGGCCAAGGAATGTGCAGACCTGTGGCCCAGGATTGCTTCAAATGCTGGCAGCATAGCTTGA
- the LOC135554179 gene encoding von Willebrand factor C domain-containing protein 2-like isoform X1, with product MMNSRALCLYVALLYPIPKTLTEYSTNTDSEYEFGDYRGKWCLDDHGFVYSIGEVYYPSPSACPCTCTEDGPVCIRPKCPRIHPRCTRIKYKSCCPVCEAVSRVCVYGGKMYRIFEEFRGSCGGQQLRWHELSRCERCRCESNREVSCSISDCPAPHCVNPTYEPNHCCPVCYTGPNCFVGDRVISAGERVEIDKQTVCYCTYRDGTWQMHPDATCEQRPLPDPDLNPSPSESPEEDETKQMDRDFRPRLDWIP from the exons ATGATGAACAGCCGCGCGCTTTGCCTCTACGTCGCGCTCCTCTACCCGATCCCCAAAACATTGACGGAATACTCAACCAATACTGACTCGGAGTACGAGTTTGGGGATTACCGGGGCAAGTGGTGCTTAGACGACCACGGATTTGTGTATAGCATCGGGGAAGTGTACTATCCCAGTCCATCTGCTTGTCCGTGCACCTGCACTGAAGACGGACCCGTGTGCATACGACCCAAGTGTCCTCGCATTCATCCTCGATGTACACGGATTAAATACAAGTCCTGCTGTCCAGTGTGTGAGGCAGTCAgcagagtgtgtgtatatggtggAAAAATGTACAGAATATTCGAGGAATTCAGG GGGTCATGTGGGGGTCAGCAGTTGAGATGGCATGAG TTGTCACGCTGTGAGAGATGTCGTTGCGAGTCCAACAGGGAGGTGTCCTGTTCCATCTCTGACTGTCCTGCACCACACTGTGTCAACCCTACATATGAGCCCAACCACTGCTGTCCTGTCTGCTACACTG GGCCCAATTGTTTTGTGGGCGACAGAGTGATCTCGGCAGGGGAGCGAGTAGAGATAGACAAGCAGACTGTGTGTTACTGCACCTACCGGGACGGCACCTGGCAGATGCACCCCGATGCCACCTGCGAGCAGCGCCCGCTGCCGGACCCCGATCTCAACCCCAGCCCCTCTGAGTCCCCCGAGGAAGACGAGACCAAGCAGATGGACAGGGACTTCCGCCCCAGGCTGGACTGGATCCCGTGA